GAGCTGGGCTCCGGGGGCACGATGCTGTTCGGCGTACCGACGATGTACCACCGGCTGGCTCAGGCGCTGGACGGGCCCGCGGACACTGCCGAACGGGACGCGCTGGCTGTGGCGTTGAGCGGGGCGCGGCTGCTGGTCTCCGGTTCGGCGGCGCTGCCCCTGCACGACCACGAGCGCATCGCGGCGGCGACCGGGCGGCGGGTGATCGAGCGGTACGGCATGACGGAGACCCTGATGAACACCGGGATCCGGGCGGACGGCGTACCGCGCCCGGGCACGGTGGGCCCGCCGCTCGCCGGGGTGGAGCTGCGTCTCGCGGAGGACGACGGTGCGGTGCTCGACGAGCCGGGCGCGATCGGCGAGATCCAGGTACGCGGCCCGAACCTGTTCACCGGCTATCTGAACCGGCCCGACGCCACGGCCGCCGCGCACACGGCGGACGGCTGGTTCCGCACGGGCGACGTGGGCACGGTGGACGCGGACGGGTACGTCTCCATCGTCGGCCGCAAGGCCACCGACCTGATCAAGAGCGGCGGCTACAAGATCGGCGCGGGCGAGATCGAGAACGTGCTGCTCGCGCACCCCGGGGTCCGGGAAGTTGCCGTGACCGGCGAGGAGGACCCGGACCTCGGCGAGCGGGTGGTGGCCTGGGTGGTCGCGACGGACCCCGGCTCACCTCCCTCCCCCGAAGAGTTGGCGGACCGGGTGGCGGCCCAGCTGGCCCCGCACAAGCGCCCGCGCACCGTGCGCTACCTGGACGCGCTGCCCCGCAACGACCTGGGCAAGATCATGAAGAGGTCCCTCCGTGCCTGACGAGAACCCCGCCCGTGCGACGGCTCGCGAGGCGATCACCCTGCTCACCGGTGCGGCGGCCTTCACCGAGCACCGCCCGCCACCGCGCCCCCTGCCGCCGGACGGCCCGCTCGGCTGGGCGGGGTACGACGCGGCGCGGGAACGTGCCTCGGCCCGGACCGGCGAGGAAGAGTCCGTGGTGTACGGCACCGGGGTCGTCGGAGACCGCGCATGCGTCCTGCTCTCCTTCGAGTTCGGTTTCCTGGGCGGGTCGTTGGGCCGGCAGACCGGGGACCGTCTGGCGGCCGCGTACGAGTTGGCCCGCACTCGCCGCCTCCCGCTGGTCGCGCTCGTCGCCACCGGCGGCAGCCGGATGCAGGAGGGCATGGTCGCGCTCACCCAGCTCCAGCGGGTGGCCGCCGCCTCCACGCGGCTGCGCGCGGCCGGGCTCCCGCAGATCGCGGTGGTCCGCGACCCGACGACCGGCGGCGGCTGGGCCACGGTGGGGGCGGGCGCGGACGTGGTGCTGGCGCTGCCGGGTGCGCAGGTGGGCTTCGCCGGCTCCCGGGTACGGCCGCCGGACGCCGATCCGTACGCCTACAGCGCCGAGGGCCAGTTCGCGGCGGGCCAGGTGGACGCGGTCGTCCCGGCCGACGAGCTGACCGCCACGGTGACGCAGTGGCTGCGCGCGCTGGGACCGCACGAAGGTCTGCCGGCCGCGCCGGTGCCCCGCGCGCTGTCGGCGGCCGGAGCCGGTAGGGGATCGGAAGCCGGTACGCCGTCGGCGGCCCCGCTTCCCGAGACCGGGCGGGAGGCGGTGGCGCGGGCCCGCGATCCGCGACGGCCGCGCGCCGAGGCGTATCTGGCCGACTGCCTCGCCCTACGGCTCCCCCTCCACGGGGACCGCTCCGGCGCCACGGACCCCGGGCTGCTCTGCGGCTTCGGGCTGCGCGCCGACGGGCGGCCCGTGGCGTACGTCGCCCAGTGCGGTACGCCGACCCGCCCGGCCGGATACCGTGCGGCGGCCCGGACGATCCGGCTGGCGGACCGGCTCGGCGTCCCCGTCCTGACCCTCGTCGACACCCCGGGCGCGGCCAACGACGCCGAGGCGGAGCGGGCGGGCGCGGGCGCGGCCATCGCGGACACCTTCGCGGCGATCGCGGCGGCCCGGGTGCCGGTGACGACGCTGGTGATCGGCGAGGGCGGCTCGGGCGGGGCGCTGGCACTCGCGGCACCGGACAACACCCATGTCACGGTGGACAGTTACTTCTCCGTCATCGCCCCGGAACTGGCCGCCGCGATCCTCAAGCGACCGCCGTCGCAGACGGGTGCCACCGCCGACCAGCTGCGGCTGCGCCCGCAGGACCTCGTGGATCTGGGCATCGCCCGCTCGATCGTCCGGTAGGCCCGGGCCCCGTTCACGGCTGCGGGGCCGGCGTGGCCATGGCGAACGCGGTGGCCTTCCTGGCGGGTCCGGACGCGCGGTGGATCACCGGCACCGCGCCGGCGGTGGACGGCGGGCACACGGCCTGCCGGTCCTCCGTCCGCTACGGCTGCGGATCGCGGGCGTCGTAGCGGGCGAAGGCACGCCACTTCAGCGCGAGCAGGGTCACCCCGGTCACGCACAGGATGCCGCCACCGGTGACGGCGACGGTGGGCGAGGCGAGGTCCGCCACCGAGCCGGCCAGGAAGTCGCCGAGGCGGGGGCCGCCCGCCACGACGACGATGAAGACGCCCTGGAGGCGGCCGCGCAGTTCGTCGGGCACGGCCGCCTGGAGCATCGTGTTGCGGAAGACCATGGAGACGGTGTCGGCGCAGCCGGCGAGGGCCAGGAACAGCAGC
This sequence is a window from Streptomyces parvus. Protein-coding genes within it:
- a CDS encoding acyl-CoA synthetase; its protein translation is MTLLLPALQSPTGPAASREAVRFGDLSLTYGLLAGAADSLAARIADAGRVALWATPAPETVIAVVAALRAGVPAVPLNPRTGERELTHILGDSEPTAVLAGPDDELPPALEKLRRVTVDARAGEADKAGEARPDEYDVGEAGPEDPALIVYTSGTTGPPKGAVLPRRAVAASLDALEDAWAWTGDDVLVHALPLFHVHGLILGVLGPLRRGGSVRHLGKFSPEGVARELGSGGTMLFGVPTMYHRLAQALDGPADTAERDALAVALSGARLLVSGSAALPLHDHERIAAATGRRVIERYGMTETLMNTGIRADGVPRPGTVGPPLAGVELRLAEDDGAVLDEPGAIGEIQVRGPNLFTGYLNRPDATAAAHTADGWFRTGDVGTVDADGYVSIVGRKATDLIKSGGYKIGAGEIENVLLAHPGVREVAVTGEEDPDLGERVVAWVVATDPGSPPSPEELADRVAAQLAPHKRPRTVRYLDALPRNDLGKIMKRSLRA
- a CDS encoding carboxyl transferase domain-containing protein; amino-acid sequence: MPDENPARATAREAITLLTGAAAFTEHRPPPRPLPPDGPLGWAGYDAARERASARTGEEESVVYGTGVVGDRACVLLSFEFGFLGGSLGRQTGDRLAAAYELARTRRLPLVALVATGGSRMQEGMVALTQLQRVAAASTRLRAAGLPQIAVVRDPTTGGGWATVGAGADVVLALPGAQVGFAGSRVRPPDADPYAYSAEGQFAAGQVDAVVPADELTATVTQWLRALGPHEGLPAAPVPRALSAAGAGRGSEAGTPSAAPLPETGREAVARARDPRRPRAEAYLADCLALRLPLHGDRSGATDPGLLCGFGLRADGRPVAYVAQCGTPTRPAGYRAAARTIRLADRLGVPVLTLVDTPGAANDAEAERAGAGAAIADTFAAIAAARVPVTTLVIGEGGSGGALALAAPDNTHVTVDSYFSVIAPELAAAILKRPPSQTGATADQLRLRPQDLVDLGIARSIVR